A single genomic interval of Bacillus sp. es.036 harbors:
- a CDS encoding AI-2E family transporter: MQQSRLFRFFIWLLLIFTVIWVGSKIEFIFRPLVILVTTLAFPIIAAGVFYYILRPVIALLEKWKIPRPLGILLVYLALAGGVTGLVISIGPVLVEQFNSLVKGAPTLVNDLQSAINDWQRNPYIARILQSEMIDIQGLTDRISGSIGEISSSFGNYIFSILNVVTNVLVGIVLLPFILFFMLKDGKKLMPSLLRVVPKAHRKEGAKILEDMDDALSGFIQGQLIVSVFIGTFVYIWYVIIDLDYALILAMIALFLNVVPFIGPIIGTAPGVIVGLIQSPLTALWVVLGVIVIQQIESNLVSPLVMGRKLDIHPLTIILLLLVASSLAGFLGLILAIPTYAVLKVIFTHTYRLIKLQQRGKHSTNE; the protein is encoded by the coding sequence GTGCAACAATCGCGCTTATTTCGATTTTTTATTTGGCTTCTTCTTATTTTTACAGTGATTTGGGTTGGCAGTAAAATTGAATTTATTTTTCGTCCCCTTGTCATCCTAGTAACAACATTAGCGTTTCCAATTATTGCAGCAGGAGTGTTTTATTACATTCTACGCCCTGTCATTGCTCTATTAGAAAAATGGAAAATACCAAGGCCACTCGGTATTCTTCTCGTTTATCTGGCGCTAGCTGGTGGTGTAACGGGACTTGTTATTAGTATTGGTCCTGTACTTGTTGAGCAATTTAATAGTCTTGTGAAGGGTGCCCCAACGCTTGTGAATGATTTGCAATCCGCGATTAACGACTGGCAGAGGAATCCGTACATAGCTAGAATTCTTCAAAGTGAAATGATCGACATACAGGGATTGACCGATCGCATTTCTGGTTCAATTGGAGAAATTAGCTCTTCTTTTGGAAATTACATTTTTTCAATCCTAAATGTTGTCACGAATGTGCTCGTTGGGATTGTTCTTCTTCCATTCATTTTGTTCTTTATGCTGAAAGATGGAAAAAAGCTGATGCCATCCTTACTTCGAGTCGTTCCTAAAGCCCACCGGAAAGAGGGAGCGAAAATACTAGAAGATATGGATGACGCGCTAAGCGGATTTATCCAGGGACAGCTGATCGTAAGTGTCTTTATCGGAACGTTTGTTTATATTTGGTATGTCATCATTGATCTTGACTATGCCTTAATTCTCGCGATGATTGCTCTCTTCCTTAACGTTGTCCCATTTATCGGTCCGATTATCGGAACAGCACCGGGCGTCATCGTCGGACTGATCCAATCACCGTTAACAGCCCTATGGGTTGTCCTTGGTGTCATTGTGATTCAACAAATTGAAAGTAATCTTGTCTCACCGCTTGTGATGGGGCGTAAGCTGGATATTCATCCCTTAACGATCATCTTGCTCCTATTGGTGGCCAGTAGTCTTGCAGGGTTTCTCGGGCTTATTCTCGCCATCCCAACGTACGCAGTGCTAAAAGTAATCTTTACTCATACGTATCGGTTAATTAAGCTGCAGCAGCGAGGCAAGCATTCAACAAACGAATAG
- a CDS encoding peptidoglycan-binding protein encodes MIQKMRIVAALLIVSAIFVATPSFASAALGDRTMQNGNSGEDVKELQDYLMTKGMFPYHTATGYFGSITENAVAAFQESRNLQVDVLAGSETNKAVQVLRRGDIGKQVIHIQSQLQQAGYEGQVDGIYGSGTVATVEQFQRNKGLAADGIAGPATRRALDQMASPDSAAGKEMTVESTAYTANCTGCSGVTKMGIDLEKYPDAKVIAVDPDQIPLGSIVEVEGYGTAIAADIGGDIDHNRIDVFIPNQQNALNWGRKDVTIRVIE; translated from the coding sequence ATGATTCAAAAAATGAGAATCGTGGCAGCGCTACTAATCGTAAGCGCTATTTTTGTAGCCACACCATCCTTTGCTTCAGCGGCATTAGGAGATCGAACGATGCAAAATGGGAATTCTGGGGAAGATGTGAAAGAACTACAAGACTATTTAATGACGAAAGGAATGTTTCCTTACCATACAGCTACAGGTTATTTTGGTAGTATTACGGAAAATGCCGTTGCTGCGTTTCAAGAAAGCCGAAATTTGCAAGTGGATGTTCTTGCCGGCTCAGAAACAAACAAAGCGGTTCAAGTACTTAGAAGAGGCGATATTGGAAAACAGGTCATACATATACAAAGTCAGCTTCAACAAGCTGGCTATGAAGGACAAGTCGATGGTATTTACGGTTCAGGAACGGTCGCTACTGTCGAACAGTTTCAGCGTAACAAAGGGCTAGCGGCTGATGGAATTGCTGGACCAGCGACACGAAGAGCGTTAGATCAAATGGCATCACCTGACTCGGCGGCTGGAAAAGAAATGACTGTTGAAAGTACAGCTTATACGGCCAACTGCACCGGTTGCTCTGGCGTTACTAAGATGGGCATTGATTTAGAAAAATACCCTGATGCGAAAGTGATTGCTGTTGATCCAGATCAAATCCCACTAGGCTCAATTGTCGAGGTGGAAGGATATGGAACTGCAATTGCAGCTGACATCGGCGGTGACATCGATCACAATCGAATTGATGTTTTTATTCCAAACCAACAAAACGCCCTTAACTGGGGTCGCAAAGATGTAACGATACGCGTCATTGAATAG
- a CDS encoding type 1 glutamine amidotransferase domain-containing protein: MTKVLMVVTNHTEIDSEHKTGLWLEEFAVPYNIFKEKGYDIKVTSIQGGEVELDPNSIPEEDPKEWEDAQNQLKNTTKVTKEDANNFDVVFLPGGHGTMFDFPNSEVLQHILQEQAEANKIIGSVCHGPAGLVNVTYKDGTPLVKGKKVSAFTDSEEREMGLVEQMPFLLESKLREKGANFELADNWSVFSVRDGNLITGQNPQSSESAANKIIEAIEGK, from the coding sequence ATGACTAAAGTATTAATGGTCGTAACAAATCATACAGAAATCGATTCAGAACACAAAACAGGGTTATGGCTTGAAGAGTTCGCTGTCCCTTATAACATCTTCAAGGAAAAAGGGTATGATATTAAAGTAACTTCGATCCAGGGTGGCGAAGTTGAACTTGATCCAAATAGTATTCCAGAGGAAGATCCGAAAGAGTGGGAAGATGCACAGAACCAACTTAAGAATACAACAAAGGTAACGAAAGAAGATGCGAATAACTTTGATGTTGTGTTCCTACCAGGTGGTCACGGTACGATGTTTGACTTCCCAAATAGTGAAGTCCTACAGCATATTCTTCAGGAACAAGCTGAAGCTAATAAAATTATCGGCTCTGTTTGCCATGGTCCTGCTGGACTAGTAAACGTTACGTATAAAGACGGTACTCCTCTTGTAAAAGGGAAGAAAGTAAGTGCCTTTACTGATTCAGAGGAACGAGAAATGGGACTTGTTGAGCAAATGCCATTCTTGCTTGAATCAAAGCTACGTGAAAAGGGAGCGAACTTTGAGTTAGCAGATAACTGGTCCGTTTTTTCTGTTCGTGACGGTAACTTGATTACAGGACAAAACCCTCAGTCAAGTGAAAGTGCTGCGAATAAAATCATTGAAGCAATTGAAGGAAAATAA
- a CDS encoding aldo/keto reductase produces MMGIDKRVVLSNGVKMPCLGYGVFKMSDEEVIKGVKVALETGYRGIDTASYYENEEAVGMAIKDSGVPREEIFLTSKVWNDEQGYNATLAAFERSLERLGTDYLDLYLVHWPVPHLFLETWQALEKLYHEGKVCAIGVSNFETHHLEAISRISTVTPVLNQIELHPELIQGELRDYCQSKGIRVQAWSPLKRGQVLSHSVIQAISDRYGKTPAQVVIRWCLQHDLLLNVKSTREERIKENADVYDFQLTDEEMTSIDSLHVNSRIAHHPDHLDFYERTVPGFKKSKSIT; encoded by the coding sequence ATGATGGGGATCGACAAAAGAGTAGTGCTTTCTAATGGCGTTAAAATGCCTTGTTTAGGCTACGGAGTTTTTAAGATGAGCGATGAAGAAGTAATTAAAGGTGTTAAGGTTGCTCTGGAAACAGGCTATCGAGGAATTGATACGGCTTCTTATTATGAAAATGAAGAAGCGGTTGGAATGGCGATAAAGGATTCGGGCGTTCCGAGGGAGGAAATCTTTCTTACTTCTAAAGTTTGGAATGATGAACAGGGATATAATGCTACTTTAGCCGCATTTGAGCGGTCGCTTGAGCGCCTTGGCACCGATTATCTCGACCTTTACTTAGTTCATTGGCCCGTACCCCACTTATTCCTTGAAACGTGGCAGGCTTTAGAAAAGCTCTATCATGAAGGGAAAGTTTGTGCGATTGGCGTTAGCAATTTTGAAACCCATCATCTTGAAGCCATTTCTCGCATCTCAACTGTGACACCGGTGCTCAATCAAATTGAGCTACATCCGGAATTAATTCAAGGCGAACTGCGAGATTATTGCCAATCAAAAGGAATCCGAGTTCAAGCATGGTCTCCGTTAAAGAGGGGTCAGGTGCTAAGTCATTCCGTTATTCAAGCCATCAGCGATCGTTATGGGAAAACCCCTGCTCAGGTTGTGATCAGATGGTGCTTACAACATGACCTTCTTTTAAATGTAAAATCAACTCGTGAAGAACGAATTAAAGAAAATGCAGATGTGTATGATTTCCAATTAACGGATGAAGAGATGACATCGATTGATTCGCTTCACGTAAATAGCCGTATCGCCCATCATCCAGATCATCTGGATTTCTATGAAAGAACGGTTCCGGGTTTTAAAAAATCAAAATCTATCACCTAA
- a CDS encoding cupin domain-containing protein produces the protein MKKEMIKTLYFGDDGKIPNNAFYPLTLYRAALENHDAMALFNKNNWTNAWQNGVFPYHHYHSNTHEVLAIVKGEASITFGGEKGETIRVEKGDVVVIPAGVGHKREQASSDFLVVGAYPDGRDHDLRTGEPNERPTVLENIQNVPVPEFDPVFGRDGPLKKSWTKQ, from the coding sequence ATGAAGAAAGAAATGATTAAAACGCTTTACTTTGGTGATGACGGCAAGATTCCAAACAACGCTTTCTATCCTCTTACCCTTTATCGTGCTGCGTTAGAAAACCACGATGCGATGGCCCTTTTTAACAAGAACAATTGGACGAACGCATGGCAAAATGGCGTTTTTCCTTATCACCACTATCACAGCAATACACACGAAGTACTTGCCATTGTAAAAGGAGAAGCTTCGATTACGTTCGGGGGTGAAAAAGGAGAAACGATTCGTGTGGAGAAAGGAGACGTTGTTGTCATACCCGCAGGAGTTGGTCACAAAAGAGAACAAGCTTCCTCCGACTTTCTCGTTGTCGGCGCTTATCCAGATGGCCGCGATCACGACCTTAGAACTGGGGAGCCAAATGAGCGTCCTACGGTTCTTGAGAACATTCAAAATGTGCCTGTACCTGAATTCGATCCCGTTTTCGGAAGGGATGGGCCCTTAAAAAAAAGCTGGACAAAACAGTAG
- a CDS encoding PTS sugar transporter subunit IIA, with protein MLKKLFGKKEKPSEEVIYAPLNGKVVELETVPDPTFSQKMMGDGVAIEPTDGKVVSPVNGKVIQFFHTKHAVGIESESGLEILIHVGLETVGMGGEGFEGHVKEGDKVKVGDPLITVDLDLVKEKAASTITPVIITNADVLENVEKKYSTGASNETEIMTTKVKG; from the coding sequence ATGTTGAAAAAACTATTTGGTAAAAAAGAAAAACCTTCTGAAGAGGTTATTTATGCTCCATTAAACGGTAAGGTTGTTGAACTTGAAACGGTTCCTGATCCGACATTTTCACAAAAAATGATGGGAGACGGTGTTGCGATCGAACCTACAGATGGCAAAGTTGTATCACCGGTAAACGGTAAGGTTATTCAATTTTTCCACACAAAGCATGCTGTTGGAATTGAGTCTGAATCAGGTCTTGAGATTTTGATCCACGTTGGTCTTGAAACAGTTGGCATGGGTGGCGAAGGTTTTGAAGGTCACGTGAAAGAAGGCGACAAAGTAAAAGTTGGCGATCCACTTATTACTGTTGACCTTGATCTTGTGAAAGAAAAAGCAGCAAGTACCATTACGCCTGTCATTATTACGAACGCAGATGTTCTTGAAAATGTTGAGAAGAAATACTCAACAGGTGCTTCAAATGAAACGGAAATTATGACTACGAAAGTAAAAGGTTAA
- the treP gene encoding PTS system trehalose-specific EIIBC component: MAINRESVEHILEAIGGKENISTATHCVTRLRLVLHDESKVDTKALEENELVKGSFSANGQFQVVIGQGTVDKVFKIFAELAEIESASKQDVKDAAANKQNFLQRGVKTLADIFIPILPAIVTAGLLLGINNILTAPDIFFSDPLVEVYPQWADLASIINLIANTAFVFLPGLIGWSAAKQFGGSPLLGIVLGLILVHPDLLNAWAYGEADDIPTWNLFGLEIEKIGYQGQVLPVLVSAYILAKIETFLNKRIPDSIQMLIVAPVALLVTGFLAFTLIGPVTFWIANLLTDGFIGLFDFAPAIGGLVYGALYAPLVITGMHHTFLAVDLQLIGSTGSTFLWPMLALSNIAQGAAALAMMLITRNEKTKGLAGTSAVSAFLGVTEPALFGVNLRFKFPFFAAIIGSAIAGLVITVSGVEATSIGVGGIPGFLSIFKEYWGAFFTGMAIVLVVPFVLTFLYGKVRKVSE, encoded by the coding sequence ATGGCGATTAATCGAGAGTCTGTTGAACACATTCTTGAAGCCATTGGTGGAAAAGAGAATATTTCGACCGCCACACATTGTGTGACTCGTCTGCGTCTTGTCTTACATGATGAAAGTAAAGTTGATACAAAAGCATTAGAAGAGAACGAACTTGTGAAAGGATCATTTTCGGCTAATGGACAGTTCCAGGTAGTTATTGGACAGGGAACGGTTGATAAAGTATTTAAGATTTTTGCAGAGTTGGCAGAAATTGAAAGCGCGTCCAAACAGGATGTAAAAGACGCGGCTGCAAATAAACAGAATTTCCTTCAGCGCGGTGTGAAGACGCTAGCCGATATCTTTATCCCGATCTTACCTGCGATCGTTACTGCTGGCTTGCTTCTTGGGATTAATAATATTCTCACAGCACCAGATATTTTCTTTAGTGATCCGCTAGTCGAAGTCTATCCGCAATGGGCAGATTTAGCGAGTATTATTAACCTGATTGCCAATACAGCCTTCGTCTTTTTACCAGGTCTGATCGGTTGGTCAGCCGCCAAGCAATTTGGCGGAAGTCCATTGCTCGGTATTGTTCTTGGTCTCATTCTCGTCCATCCGGACTTACTGAATGCGTGGGCATATGGTGAGGCAGATGATATTCCAACGTGGAACTTATTCGGACTTGAAATTGAGAAAATCGGCTATCAAGGTCAAGTGTTACCAGTACTTGTTTCAGCGTATATCTTAGCCAAAATCGAAACGTTCTTAAATAAACGGATACCAGATTCGATTCAGATGCTGATCGTGGCGCCTGTAGCGTTACTTGTCACTGGTTTCCTTGCGTTTACTCTAATTGGTCCCGTAACATTCTGGATTGCGAATCTCTTAACGGATGGCTTTATTGGCTTGTTTGATTTTGCGCCAGCCATTGGTGGACTAGTCTATGGTGCCTTGTATGCACCGCTCGTTATTACAGGGATGCATCACACGTTCCTTGCTGTTGACTTACAGTTGATTGGTAGCACAGGAAGTACATTCTTATGGCCGATGCTAGCTCTATCCAATATTGCGCAAGGTGCAGCTGCACTTGCGATGATGCTTATTACTCGTAATGAAAAAACAAAAGGTCTTGCCGGAACGTCAGCCGTGTCTGCCTTTCTTGGTGTGACCGAGCCCGCTTTGTTCGGGGTAAACTTACGCTTTAAATTTCCATTCTTCGCTGCAATTATCGGATCAGCGATCGCTGGTCTTGTCATTACCGTTAGTGGCGTTGAAGCAACATCAATTGGTGTAGGTGGTATACCAGGATTCCTTTCCATTTTCAAAGAATACTGGGGTGCTTTCTTTACAGGTATGGCTATTGTACTTGTTGTGCCATTTGTTTTAACATTCTTATATGGAAAAGTAAGAAAAGTAAGCGAGTAA
- the treC gene encoding alpha,alpha-phosphotrehalase, whose amino-acid sequence MQPWWKKSVVYQIYPKSFNDTTGSGTGDIQGIIEKLDYLKELGVDVVWLTPIYDSPQNDNGYDIRDYFSIYEEYGTMEDFDRLLKEAHARDIKIIMDIVVNHTSTEHQWFVESRKSKDNPYRDYYIWKDGVDGAEPTNWQSKFGGNAWQFDKETGQYYLHLFDVTQADLNWENEKVRDEVYDMMTFWFEKGVDGFRLDVINLISKNQNFPNDDGSVAPGDGRKFYTDGPRAHEFMNEMNRNVFMKYNSMTVGEMSSTTIEDCIQYSNPERNELSMTFNFHHLKVDYPNGEKWSVAAFDFLKLKEILSTWQTEMIKGGGWNALFWCNHDQPRIVSRYGNDGEYRRESAKMLATTMHLMQGTPYIYQGEEIGMTNPKFDAISSYRDVESLNIFSILKEEKGYSEEEVLEILRHKSRDNSRTPVQWTPEPHAGFTTGEPWIPVAKNYEDINVEDTLKERNSVFDHYQKLISLRKSVDLITYGNYELLLDEDPQLFAYIRNGENEKLLVINNFYETEATFELPSHVEVDGYHAEVLISNYEDSPSTFKKVTLRPYESIAYHLTETR is encoded by the coding sequence ATGCAACCATGGTGGAAGAAATCCGTTGTTTATCAAATTTATCCAAAAAGCTTTAATGATACGACAGGTAGTGGAACGGGAGACATTCAGGGGATTATTGAAAAGCTTGATTATTTAAAAGAGCTAGGGGTAGACGTTGTTTGGTTAACACCGATCTATGATTCTCCTCAAAATGATAATGGTTACGACATTCGTGATTATTTTAGTATTTATGAAGAGTATGGCACGATGGAAGACTTTGATCGTCTTTTAAAAGAAGCTCATGCAAGAGATATAAAGATTATTATGGACATTGTCGTGAACCACACATCAACAGAGCATCAGTGGTTCGTAGAATCTCGTAAATCAAAGGATAATCCTTATCGTGATTATTACATTTGGAAAGACGGCGTTGATGGAGCGGAACCGACAAACTGGCAATCAAAGTTTGGCGGCAATGCATGGCAGTTCGATAAGGAAACGGGTCAATATTATTTACATCTTTTTGATGTCACTCAGGCTGATCTAAATTGGGAAAATGAGAAAGTGCGTGATGAAGTGTATGATATGATGACATTCTGGTTTGAAAAGGGAGTAGATGGCTTCAGACTTGATGTCATTAACCTGATCTCGAAAAATCAAAACTTCCCGAATGATGATGGGTCTGTCGCACCTGGTGACGGACGCAAATTCTATACAGATGGTCCTCGCGCTCATGAATTCATGAACGAAATGAATCGGAACGTCTTTATGAAGTATAACAGCATGACAGTAGGCGAGATGTCGTCTACTACAATTGAAGACTGCATTCAATATTCGAACCCTGAGCGAAATGAATTAAGTATGACGTTCAATTTCCACCATCTAAAAGTCGACTACCCTAACGGAGAGAAATGGTCTGTAGCAGCCTTTGATTTCTTAAAGCTTAAAGAGATTCTTTCCACATGGCAAACAGAAATGATCAAAGGTGGCGGATGGAATGCGCTCTTCTGGTGCAATCATGACCAGCCTCGCATCGTATCGCGCTATGGAAATGACGGAGAGTACAGACGAGAATCAGCTAAAATGCTCGCTACCACGATGCACCTGATGCAGGGTACTCCTTATATTTACCAGGGAGAAGAAATTGGGATGACAAACCCTAAGTTTGACGCAATCTCTTCTTATCGTGATGTAGAGTCATTGAATATTTTCTCGATTTTAAAAGAGGAAAAAGGATATAGTGAGGAAGAAGTTCTTGAGATTTTGCGCCATAAATCAAGAGACAACTCCAGAACGCCTGTGCAATGGACGCCTGAACCTCATGCTGGATTTACGACAGGGGAACCGTGGATTCCGGTCGCGAAAAACTATGAAGACATTAATGTAGAAGATACCTTGAAAGAAAGAAATTCCGTATTTGATCACTACCAAAAGCTGATTTCATTAAGAAAAAGTGTCGATCTCATCACATATGGTAATTATGAACTCCTTTTAGATGAAGATCCTCAACTATTCGCTTATATCCGTAATGGAGAGAATGAAAAGTTACTTGTCATTAATAATTTCTATGAAACAGAAGCAACCTTTGAACTGCCGTCCCATGTTGAAGTAGATGGGTATCATGCAGAGGTATTGATTTCAAACTACGAAGATTCTCCATCAACCTTTAAGAAAGTGACGTTACGACCATATGAGTCGATTGCATATCATCTAACTGAGACAAGGTGA
- the treR gene encoding trehalose operon repressor has protein sequence MKQTKYQQIYNDLSENIRNGTYKPNSKLPSEHELAETYGTSRETIRKALNLLSQNGMIQKIKARGSVVLDLSRYEFPVSGLVSFKEISEKMNRSSRTIVHHLEKKLPEEWIREQLELESGAEVWHVLRAREIEGEKIILDRDFFSAKWVPELTRTICENSIYDYLENDLGLSVSYAKKEIVVEEADEEDRRYLDLHDYKHVVVVRNYVYLNDTTLIEYTESRHRLDKFRFVDFARREKQ, from the coding sequence ATGAAGCAAACGAAGTATCAGCAAATTTACAATGATCTCTCTGAGAATATTCGAAACGGAACCTATAAGCCGAATAGTAAACTGCCATCTGAGCATGAGCTTGCAGAAACCTATGGCACATCAAGAGAAACCATCCGCAAAGCGTTAAATTTACTATCCCAGAACGGGATGATTCAAAAAATTAAAGCAAGAGGATCGGTCGTTCTTGACTTAAGTCGCTATGAATTTCCTGTTTCGGGACTTGTGAGCTTCAAAGAAATTTCAGAAAAGATGAACCGATCTTCAAGAACAATCGTTCATCATCTTGAAAAAAAGCTACCTGAGGAATGGATTCGCGAACAACTTGAGCTTGAATCCGGGGCAGAAGTTTGGCACGTCCTTCGTGCGCGTGAGATTGAAGGCGAAAAAATCATCTTAGATCGCGACTTTTTTTCCGCTAAGTGGGTACCTGAACTGACACGAACGATTTGTGAGAATTCAATCTATGATTATTTGGAAAATGATCTTGGTCTTTCCGTTAGCTATGCAAAAAAGGAAATTGTCGTAGAAGAGGCTGACGAAGAGGATCGACGTTATCTAGATTTGCATGATTACAAACATGTTGTGGTCGTTCGAAATTACGTTTATTTAAATGATACAACATTAATTGAATATACCGAATCACGACACCGTCTTGATAAATTCCGATTTGTCGATTTTGCAAGACGTGAAAAACAGTAA
- a CDS encoding GNAT family N-acetyltransferase — MNVTEKKITLTKVASHHLTSLKQFTLHEHQLAFTSMPMPAYEKCMRDPNRLPVAIIEGVRTVGFFVLDQGDDVFSYTTRPHAILLRAYSINLPDQGRGIAKASLRQLKPFVEKHLPDCREVVFGVNEDNPSAKKVYLEAGFINTGEQKMGRSGPQAILTFFMTCSFTSEPLKS; from the coding sequence TTGAACGTAACCGAAAAAAAGATCACACTCACGAAAGTAGCATCTCACCACCTTACATCGTTAAAGCAATTTACCTTACATGAACATCAGCTCGCTTTCACTTCAATGCCGATGCCGGCCTACGAAAAATGTATGCGCGATCCTAATCGTTTACCTGTAGCGATTATTGAAGGCGTTCGAACGGTTGGTTTTTTTGTTCTCGATCAAGGGGACGATGTTTTCTCGTATACAACTCGTCCACATGCGATTTTATTAAGAGCGTACTCCATCAACTTACCAGATCAAGGCCGTGGTATTGCGAAAGCATCTCTTCGACAATTAAAACCATTTGTAGAGAAACATTTGCCTGACTGTAGAGAAGTCGTGTTCGGTGTAAATGAAGATAATCCTTCAGCCAAAAAAGTCTACCTTGAGGCTGGATTTATTAACACAGGTGAGCAGAAAATGGGGCGCTCAGGTCCTCAGGCGATTCTAACATTTTTTATGACGTGTTCTTTCACTTCGGAACCTCTTAAAAGCTAG
- a CDS encoding NAD(P)H-dependent flavin oxidoreductase: MWYETPVTSMLNITFPIVQAGMAGGVTTPQLVASVSNAGGLGSLGAGYMTPEQMKKAISDIKRLTPKPFEVNLFIPEDDPSSEESIANVQVKLQHYEDQLGISDQERKRKSFVETQKEHQDKLQIIIDEAIPVCSFTFGVPSIEDVQRLKKEKVILVGTATTVKEAIINEKNGMDLVVMQGMEAGGHRGTFTGDFQASLIGSASLIPQTVDAIQIPVIAAGGIMDGRGILSMLALGADAVQMGTAFVTCQESGANPLHQHAILTSTEDQTVVTPVFSGKPARGINNDFVAEMAGQNDLPGYPTLNTLTKEVRKQAAIQNRPEWMSLWSGQSPRLSTSKSVEQIIDCSVKQVTDILEVNDINAIKRIRPLSQCEKGLFNDLHWYGRSSDSIFYYEKIMTGCIMKFSHKSVRQYLFV, translated from the coding sequence ATGTGGTATGAGACGCCAGTGACGTCTATGTTAAACATAACCTTTCCGATTGTTCAGGCAGGAATGGCGGGCGGTGTGACGACCCCTCAGTTAGTTGCTTCCGTCTCAAACGCCGGAGGACTCGGAAGCTTAGGGGCGGGCTATATGACACCTGAACAGATGAAGAAGGCAATAAGTGATATTAAACGGCTCACTCCGAAACCTTTTGAGGTTAATTTATTTATTCCAGAGGACGATCCGTCTTCCGAAGAGAGTATTGCAAACGTGCAAGTAAAGCTTCAACACTATGAGGACCAACTCGGTATTTCTGATCAAGAACGTAAGAGGAAGTCGTTTGTAGAAACTCAAAAAGAACATCAAGATAAGCTTCAGATTATCATTGATGAAGCCATTCCAGTATGCAGTTTTACCTTCGGGGTTCCTTCTATAGAAGATGTTCAGCGTTTAAAAAAAGAGAAAGTGATTTTAGTGGGAACAGCTACGACTGTAAAAGAAGCGATTATCAATGAGAAAAATGGAATGGATCTTGTTGTTATGCAAGGAATGGAAGCAGGCGGTCACCGCGGAACGTTTACAGGTGATTTTCAAGCTTCACTGATTGGCAGTGCTTCACTTATTCCTCAAACGGTCGATGCCATTCAAATTCCTGTTATTGCAGCAGGGGGAATTATGGACGGAAGAGGGATTCTTAGTATGCTCGCTCTTGGGGCAGATGCTGTTCAAATGGGCACAGCGTTTGTAACATGTCAGGAAAGTGGTGCAAATCCACTTCATCAACATGCCATCTTAACTAGTACAGAAGATCAGACAGTTGTAACTCCAGTGTTTAGTGGGAAGCCTGCACGTGGCATAAATAATGACTTCGTTGCTGAGATGGCGGGTCAAAACGATTTACCGGGATACCCGACGTTAAATACGTTAACGAAAGAAGTAAGAAAACAAGCAGCGATTCAGAACCGTCCAGAGTGGATGTCGCTATGGTCAGGGCAAAGCCCGCGTCTCAGCACATCGAAATCTGTGGAGCAAATCATCGATTGTAGCGTGAAACAAGTGACGGACATTTTGGAGGTTAACGACATAAATGCGATAAAACGGATCAGGCCCCTCTCACAATGTGAGAAGGGCCTTTTCAATGACTTGCATTGGTACGGCCGGTCATCTGACAGCATCTTTTATTATGAAAAGATAATGACCGGCTGTATCATGAAGTTTAGTCATAAATCAGTCAGACAATACCTGTTTGTTTAG